One genomic window of Blastopirellula retiformator includes the following:
- a CDS encoding PAAR domain-containing protein, with protein MGQPASCISFMQVCPMVDVLVPHVGGPIVGPGAVTVLVAELPAAQMSNTCVCVGPPATIILGSMTVLLEEMPAARMGDETDHGGAIVLGVPDVLIGE; from the coding sequence ATGGGACAACCCGCCTCCTGCATCTCGTTCATGCAAGTCTGCCCGATGGTCGACGTGCTGGTGCCGCATGTCGGCGGCCCGATCGTCGGCCCTGGCGCCGTGACGGTCTTGGTCGCCGAACTGCCGGCGGCCCAGATGAGCAACACCTGCGTCTGCGTCGGACCTCCGGCAACGATCATCCTCGGCTCGATGACGGTGCTGCTCGAAGAAATGCCGGCCGCTCGGATGGGAGACGAAACCGATCATGGCGGCGCGATCGTCTTGGGCGTGCCGGACGTGTTGATTGGCGAATAG
- a CDS encoding DUF1553 domain-containing protein, with protein MPRTICIRWIISLPSLLLSISIAAAEQPIDFNRDIRPLLSGNCFHCHGPDAETREGGLRLDQREGATSESDSGQIAVVPGNPEESELLARLTGDEFTRMPPPESGKQMTPAEVELFRRWIAEGAQYRRHWSFEPPVQSELPTPQGLKWANNPIDHFILKELNAHQLQPAAEADRATLMRRVSLALTGLPPTVAEVDAFVADTDPNAYEKVVDRLLADPAYGERWARPWLDIARYADSAGYAQDPERSIWKYRDWLIQALNANQPFDQFTIDQLAGDMLPSPTEDQLIATAFHRNTMTNSEGGTNDEEFRSAAVVDRVNTTIQAWMGLTMECAQCHTHKYDPITQHEYFQFFAIFNQSADADRGDESPNQETWTPELMARKLALTKSLEHAKQELEKLKQATPSPSAPPTGPLAARYIRVENLGEGKILSLAEVQVIVDGENIAPRGVASQASVAYDGQAKLAIDGITDGHYFNAKSTTHTATQTNPWWELDLKEAVAIEKVVLWNRTDGDLFSRLAPYRVVLLDADRQPIWGHESAAPFASFVEFNIPKNGEDLDEAFLAAIAKVAATEKPEIAAKEKQIESLKKRLAAVRPIKTPIMQELPADKRRKTFIQIRGNYQSHGDQVEAGVLTEFHPLPEGATANRLGAAQWLVARDNPLTARVAVNRLWEQLFGIGLVETSEDFGSQGELPVNQPLLDYLAVDLMEHDWDIKRTLKLIVESAAYRQAAIVTPQKLEIDPGNRLVSRGPRFRLSAEMVRDSALAVSGLLSRKMYGPSVRPVQPKMGMSSAFGGSTDWDPSPGEDRYRRGLYTKWRRTTPYPSMMAFDAPSREVCTIRRIATNTPLQALVTLNDPVYVEAAQALARRVVKQGGETNDDRIVYAFRLCLSRAPTAAEQARLLELWQAALAQYQAQPEMAKTIATDPLGPLPEGADAAELAAWTLVGNVLMNLDEFLSR; from the coding sequence ATGCCGCGAACGATTTGCATCCGCTGGATTATTTCCTTGCCGTCGCTGCTGCTGAGTATCAGCATCGCTGCGGCGGAACAGCCGATCGACTTCAACCGCGATATTCGCCCGCTGTTGTCGGGCAACTGTTTCCACTGCCACGGGCCCGATGCGGAAACGCGCGAAGGGGGCCTGCGGCTCGATCAAAGGGAAGGAGCGACCAGCGAATCGGACAGCGGCCAGATCGCCGTCGTCCCCGGCAACCCGGAAGAAAGCGAACTGCTGGCCCGATTGACCGGCGATGAGTTCACGCGGATGCCGCCGCCCGAATCGGGCAAGCAGATGACTCCGGCCGAAGTGGAACTCTTCCGCCGCTGGATTGCCGAAGGCGCCCAGTACCGCCGCCACTGGTCGTTTGAGCCGCCCGTCCAAAGCGAGTTGCCAACGCCGCAGGGACTCAAGTGGGCCAACAACCCGATCGATCACTTTATCCTGAAAGAGCTGAACGCGCATCAGTTGCAACCGGCCGCTGAGGCCGATCGGGCGACGCTGATGCGACGGGTTTCGCTGGCGCTGACCGGCTTGCCGCCGACCGTCGCCGAAGTCGACGCGTTCGTCGCCGATACCGATCCCAACGCTTACGAGAAAGTGGTCGATCGTTTGCTGGCCGATCCCGCGTATGGCGAACGTTGGGCTCGGCCGTGGCTCGATATCGCTCGCTATGCCGACTCGGCCGGCTACGCCCAAGATCCGGAGCGGAGCATCTGGAAGTATCGCGACTGGCTGATCCAGGCACTCAACGCCAACCAGCCGTTTGATCAGTTCACCATCGATCAACTGGCCGGCGATATGTTGCCTTCGCCGACCGAAGACCAGCTGATCGCCACCGCTTTTCATCGTAACACGATGACCAACAGCGAAGGGGGAACCAACGACGAAGAGTTCCGCAGCGCCGCCGTTGTCGATCGGGTGAACACCACGATCCAGGCCTGGATGGGACTGACGATGGAATGCGCCCAATGCCACACGCACAAGTACGATCCGATCACGCAGCACGAATACTTTCAGTTCTTTGCGATCTTCAATCAATCGGCCGACGCCGACCGCGGTGATGAATCGCCGAATCAGGAAACCTGGACGCCCGAGCTGATGGCCCGCAAGTTGGCCCTGACCAAGAGTCTGGAGCATGCCAAGCAAGAGCTGGAAAAACTGAAGCAAGCGACTCCTTCACCGTCAGCGCCTCCCACCGGTCCGCTGGCGGCCCGGTATATTCGCGTCGAGAATCTGGGGGAAGGGAAGATCTTGTCGTTGGCCGAAGTGCAAGTGATCGTCGATGGCGAGAACATCGCGCCGCGCGGCGTCGCATCGCAGGCAAGCGTCGCTTACGATGGTCAGGCCAAGCTGGCGATCGACGGGATCACTGATGGGCACTACTTCAACGCGAAGAGCACGACCCACACCGCGACGCAAACCAATCCGTGGTGGGAACTCGATCTGAAAGAAGCGGTCGCGATCGAGAAGGTCGTGCTGTGGAATCGGACCGACGGCGATTTGTTCTCGCGACTGGCCCCGTATCGGGTTGTACTGCTTGACGCCGACCGCCAGCCGATCTGGGGACACGAAAGCGCAGCGCCGTTCGCCAGCTTCGTGGAATTCAACATTCCTAAAAATGGCGAGGACCTAGACGAGGCCTTCCTCGCGGCGATCGCCAAGGTTGCCGCGACCGAGAAACCGGAAATAGCGGCGAAAGAGAAACAGATCGAGAGCTTGAAGAAGCGGCTCGCCGCGGTTCGCCCGATCAAAACGCCGATCATGCAAGAGCTTCCGGCCGACAAACGTCGCAAAACGTTCATCCAGATTCGAGGCAACTACCAATCGCATGGCGATCAGGTCGAAGCCGGCGTCTTGACCGAGTTCCACCCGCTGCCGGAAGGCGCAACCGCCAATCGCTTGGGCGCGGCGCAGTGGCTGGTTGCCCGCGACAATCCGCTGACGGCCCGCGTGGCGGTCAATCGGTTGTGGGAACAACTCTTCGGCATTGGCCTGGTCGAAACGAGCGAAGACTTCGGATCGCAAGGAGAGCTACCGGTCAATCAGCCGCTGCTCGACTACCTGGCGGTCGACCTGATGGAACATGATTGGGACATCAAACGAACGCTGAAGCTGATCGTCGAGTCGGCCGCCTATCGTCAGGCGGCGATCGTCACGCCCCAGAAGCTAGAGATTGATCCCGGCAATCGGCTGGTCAGCCGTGGTCCGCGGTTCCGCTTGTCGGCCGAAATGGTTCGCGATTCGGCCCTGGCGGTCAGTGGATTGCTTAGTCGGAAAATGTACGGCCCGTCGGTTCGCCCGGTGCAGCCGAAGATGGGCATGAGCTCGGCGTTTGGCGGTTCGACCGACTGGGATCCGAGTCCCGGCGAAGACCGTTATCGTCGCGGCCTGTATACGAAGTGGCGGCGGACGACGCCCTATCCATCGATGATGGCGTTTGACGCGCCCAGTCGCGAAGTCTGCACGATTCGCCGCATCGCCACCAACACGCCGCTGCAAGCGCTGGTGACGCTGAACGATCCGGTCTATGTCGAAGCGGCGCAGGCGCTGGCTCGCCGCGTGGTCAAACAGGGGGGCGAAACGAACGACGACCGCATCGTGTACGCGTTTCGGCTTTGCCTTAGCCGGGCGCCCACCGCAGCCGAGCAAGCGCGGCTGCTAGAACTGTGGCAAGCGGCGCTCGCCCAGTATCAGGCTCAGCCCGAGATGGCCAAGACAATCGCGACCGATCCGCTGGGGCCGCTTCCCGAAGGCGCCGACGCCGCCGAGCTGGCTGCCTGGACGTTGGTCGGCAATGTGCTGATGAACCTGGACGAGTTTTTGTCGCGGTAG
- a CDS encoding thymidylate synthase has product MRQYIDLMQRILDEGVRKEDRTGTGTLSIFGHQMRFRLADGFPAVTTKKLHLRSIIHELLWFLKGETNVAYLRENKVTIWDEWADENGELGPVYGYQWRSWPTSGGGHIDQISSLVEQIRTNPDSRRLIVSAWNVADVPQMKLPPCHLLFQFYVAEGKLSCQLYQRSADVFLGVPFNIASYALLTMMIAQVTGLEPGDFVHTFGDAHLYANHMEQTQLQLSRDPRPLPTMRINPDVTDLFAFNFEDFELVNYDPHPHISAPVAV; this is encoded by the coding sequence ATGCGACAATATATTGATCTCATGCAGCGTATCTTGGACGAAGGAGTCCGCAAGGAAGACCGGACCGGTACCGGTACGCTTAGCATCTTTGGGCATCAGATGCGGTTTCGCCTGGCCGACGGATTTCCGGCCGTGACGACCAAAAAACTGCATCTGCGATCGATCATTCACGAACTCCTCTGGTTCCTCAAGGGCGAAACCAACGTCGCCTACCTGCGAGAGAACAAAGTCACCATCTGGGACGAGTGGGCCGACGAGAATGGCGAACTCGGCCCGGTCTACGGCTACCAGTGGCGATCGTGGCCGACCTCCGGCGGCGGGCACATCGACCAGATCAGCAGCCTTGTCGAACAGATCCGGACCAATCCCGACTCGCGGCGGTTGATCGTTTCGGCCTGGAATGTGGCCGACGTGCCGCAGATGAAGCTTCCCCCCTGTCATCTGCTGTTCCAGTTTTACGTCGCCGAAGGGAAGCTGTCGTGCCAGTTGTACCAGCGCAGCGCCGACGTCTTTTTGGGGGTGCCGTTCAACATCGCTTCGTACGCGCTGCTGACGATGATGATCGCCCAGGTGACCGGGCTCGAGCCAGGGGACTTTGTCCATACCTTCGGCGACGCCCATCTCTACGCCAATCACATGGAGCAGACGCAACTGCAACTTTCGCGCGATCCCCGGCCGTTGCCGACAATGCGGATCAATCCCGACGTGACCGATCTGTTCGCGTTCAACTTTGAAGACTTCGAGCTTGTTAACTACGACCCGCACCCGCATATTTCGGCGCCGGTGGCGGTATGA
- a CDS encoding TPR end-of-group domain-containing protein: MEKPSETKLGRPDMNSLQETRRLRRIREVEGYLDLILSASSQLSASIEAKRRVALRAISLLDEIDRLDGASSDTLYLRGQTYRTLDEHDKAIDCLRRVCDDDPADVHVWLALGWSYKRLGRLDLAIEALEEAMCQDPAQPIIHYNLSCYWALAKNVRLSLEYLAQACEINSSFRELVGNEPDFDAIRHDPEFIGLLNLIA, translated from the coding sequence ATGGAAAAGCCATCCGAAACCAAACTGGGACGTCCCGATATGAACAGCCTGCAGGAAACGCGGCGTTTGCGTCGCATCCGCGAAGTCGAAGGTTACCTCGACCTGATCCTCTCGGCCTCCTCCCAATTGTCCGCCTCGATCGAAGCGAAGCGCCGCGTCGCGTTGCGAGCGATCTCGCTGCTGGACGAAATTGATCGGCTCGACGGAGCTTCCAGCGATACGCTCTACCTGCGCGGTCAAACGTACCGCACGCTCGACGAACACGACAAAGCGATCGATTGCCTCCGCCGCGTATGCGATGACGATCCGGCCGATGTGCATGTCTGGCTGGCGCTAGGTTGGTCGTACAAGCGACTCGGCCGCTTGGACCTGGCGATCGAAGCGCTGGAAGAGGCGATGTGCCAAGATCCGGCGCAGCCGATCATCCACTACAACTTGTCGTGCTATTGGGCGCTGGCGAAAAACGTGCGGCTGTCGCTGGAGTATCTGGCGCAGGCTTGCGAGATCAACTCCAGCTTTCGCGAACTGGTCGGCAACGAGCCTGACTTTGATGCGATCCGCCATGACCCCGAGTTTATCGGGCTGTTGAATCTAATCGCCTAG
- a CDS encoding HDOD domain-containing protein: protein MTDSSKQLKDLLAGAQLPALPQSAIRLLELSQDPENGPAEFAVPIESDPGLTGQVLRFVNSSYFGFSREISSVKLAITLVGIRTIKNFALWSAVFSLMPNPKSGPFDLKNLWQDSLRRGLFARAMGKILGLKDSEDLFAAALLQDMAVPLLAKELPEKYADLLISRASGEHRLSELERERFGWDHAEAGGVIARGWSLPEEFALLIEAHTDIANLVNQPEEPGKVSVALSALLPASNDDAWADRDAFIQYYEQLRGDGPSIEELLAQIDVEFEEFAPVLKLSTPAQSLVDTLHPQPQEPSQA from the coding sequence ATGACAGACTCTTCAAAGCAGCTCAAAGATTTGTTGGCGGGCGCACAGCTTCCGGCTTTGCCGCAAAGCGCGATCCGTCTCCTAGAACTCTCGCAAGATCCGGAGAACGGACCTGCGGAATTCGCCGTACCGATTGAATCCGATCCGGGTCTTACCGGCCAGGTGTTGCGATTCGTGAACTCGTCGTACTTTGGTTTCTCTCGCGAAATCTCCAGCGTGAAGCTGGCGATCACGCTGGTCGGGATTCGCACGATCAAAAACTTCGCGCTCTGGAGCGCCGTCTTCAGCTTGATGCCCAATCCGAAAAGTGGGCCGTTCGACCTGAAGAACCTGTGGCAAGACTCGCTGCGTCGCGGCCTGTTCGCTCGGGCGATGGGCAAGATCCTGGGCCTGAAAGACTCGGAAGATCTGTTCGCCGCCGCCTTGCTGCAAGACATGGCCGTGCCGCTGCTGGCGAAGGAATTGCCGGAGAAATACGCCGACCTGTTGATCAGCCGCGCCAGCGGCGAACACCGCCTGTCGGAGTTGGAACGGGAGAGATTCGGTTGGGACCATGCCGAAGCGGGTGGCGTTATCGCTCGCGGCTGGAGCCTGCCGGAAGAGTTCGCCCTGTTGATCGAAGCGCACACCGATATCGCCAACCTGGTCAACCAACCGGAAGAGCCAGGCAAGGTGTCTGTCGCCTTGTCGGCCTTGTTGCCGGCCAGCAATGACGACGCGTGGGCCGATCGCGACGCCTTCATCCAGTACTATGAACAATTGCGGGGGGATGGCCCCTCGATCGAAGAACTGCTGGCGCAGATCGACGTCGAATTCGAAGAATTCGCGCCGGTCCTGAAACTGTCGACCCCGGCCCAGTCGCTGGTCGACACGCTCCACCCGCAGCCGCAGGAACCGTCGCAGGCGTAG
- the uvrA gene encoding excinuclease ABC subunit UvrA, with amino-acid sequence MVHREENTLPESPTDFIRIRGARVHNLKNVDLDIPRNQLVVFTGPSGSGKSSLALDTLFAEGQRQYIESLSVYARQFLDQMERPDVDLIEGLQPTICIDQRAGSQNPRSTVATVTEVYDYLRLLMARLGQPHCWKCDVPISQQTPEQIQDRLLALPDQTKLMVLAPMVRGRKGAHREEIDKIRKAGLLRARVDDDVYELDQIPELNPKKSHSIDAVVDRIIVREGLRNRMGESVALALKLGEGRMLACYLDVDAIDAKHPKGTWRDEVYNTELACPSCGLSFIDIEPRTFSFNSPYGACPVCEGLGAKEEFDAELVAPDMSLSVESDAIVVWKALTAATQKKHLAAAVEFLKKHKVEPSTPLAEIPPKTLRQLFHGDEKKYLGILVMLEKEFVTTTRKARLDQLAAFRAEVICSACKGSRLRLEATAVRIGDKAVHEITAMNVAEARQFFQQLTFPEHELPVAEPIVREIIKRLEFLEKVGAEYLTLNRAADTLSGGELQRVRLATGIGSGLVGVCYILDEPSIGLHPRDNERLISSLTDLRDQGNSVLVVEHDEAMMRMADRLIDIGPGAGGDGGQVMADGTPLEVEATSDSITGRYLSGKSKIELPEKRRRIAKTRSITIEGVTTNNLKDVSVLVPLGALVCVTGVSGSGKSSLINETFAPALLKRLNTPTAKPGPHKSLRGAANVDKVIPIDQSPIGRTPRSNPATYTGVFDEIRKVYAGTRQAKQYGYKASRFSFNVQGGRCEACQGQGLQKIEMNFLPDLFVTCATCRGARFNRQTLRVRYKDKSIAEVLDMPIRDAVSFFENIPMIHRTLASLDDVGLGYLSLGQPSTTLSGGEAQRIKLATELARVDTGSTLYLLDEPTTGLHFEDIRRLLDVLNRLVDKGNTVLVIEHNLDVIKCADWIIDLGPEGGSGGGQIIAAGSPEEVAVVEESYTGRFLKPLLNGRVAVAESE; translated from the coding sequence GTGGTGCATCGCGAGGAAAACACGCTTCCGGAATCGCCTACCGACTTCATTCGAATTCGTGGGGCCCGCGTTCACAATCTGAAAAACGTCGATCTCGACATCCCTCGCAATCAGCTGGTCGTCTTCACCGGCCCCAGTGGTAGCGGGAAGAGTTCGCTCGCCCTCGATACGTTGTTCGCCGAAGGCCAACGGCAATATATCGAAAGCCTCTCGGTTTATGCGCGGCAGTTCCTCGATCAGATGGAACGCCCCGACGTCGACCTGATCGAAGGCTTGCAGCCGACCATCTGCATCGACCAACGTGCCGGCAGCCAGAACCCCCGCAGTACCGTCGCGACGGTGACCGAGGTTTACGACTACCTACGGCTCTTGATGGCGCGATTGGGGCAACCGCATTGCTGGAAGTGCGACGTCCCGATCTCACAGCAAACGCCGGAGCAGATTCAAGATCGCCTGCTCGCCCTGCCCGACCAGACGAAGCTGATGGTCCTGGCGCCGATGGTCCGCGGCCGGAAAGGCGCCCATCGCGAAGAGATCGACAAGATTCGCAAGGCTGGTTTGTTGCGGGCTCGCGTCGATGACGACGTTTACGAGCTCGATCAGATTCCGGAGCTCAATCCCAAGAAGTCGCACAGCATCGATGCCGTCGTCGACCGGATCATCGTCCGCGAAGGTTTGCGGAACCGGATGGGCGAATCGGTCGCCCTGGCGCTAAAGCTGGGGGAAGGCCGAATGCTGGCCTGTTATCTGGACGTCGACGCCATCGACGCCAAGCATCCCAAGGGAACGTGGCGCGATGAGGTTTACAACACCGAACTCGCCTGCCCCAGCTGCGGTCTCAGCTTCATCGATATCGAACCGCGGACCTTCAGCTTCAACAGTCCGTATGGCGCTTGCCCGGTCTGCGAAGGCTTGGGCGCCAAGGAAGAGTTCGACGCCGAACTGGTCGCCCCTGACATGTCGCTGTCGGTCGAATCAGACGCGATTGTCGTCTGGAAGGCGCTGACCGCGGCGACGCAAAAGAAGCATCTCGCCGCGGCGGTTGAGTTTTTGAAGAAGCACAAAGTCGAGCCGTCGACTCCCCTTGCCGAGATCCCGCCGAAGACGCTGCGGCAGCTCTTCCACGGCGATGAGAAGAAGTATCTCGGCATCTTGGTGATGCTGGAGAAAGAGTTCGTCACCACCACCCGCAAAGCGCGACTCGATCAGCTGGCCGCCTTCCGGGCCGAAGTGATCTGCAGCGCTTGTAAGGGATCGCGGTTGCGGCTGGAAGCGACCGCCGTCCGCATTGGCGACAAGGCGGTGCACGAGATCACGGCGATGAACGTCGCCGAGGCGCGCCAATTCTTCCAGCAGCTGACCTTCCCCGAGCATGAGCTTCCGGTCGCCGAACCGATCGTCCGCGAGATCATCAAGCGGCTCGAGTTTCTCGAGAAAGTCGGCGCCGAGTACCTGACCCTCAACCGCGCCGCCGACACCTTGAGCGGCGGCGAACTGCAGCGCGTGCGCCTGGCGACCGGCATTGGGTCAGGCTTGGTTGGCGTCTGCTATATCCTGGACGAACCGTCGATCGGGCTGCATCCCCGCGATAACGAGCGGCTGATCAGCTCGCTGACCGATCTCCGCGATCAGGGGAATTCGGTCCTGGTGGTCGAGCATGACGAAGCGATGATGCGGATGGCCGATCGTTTGATCGACATCGGCCCGGGCGCCGGCGGCGACGGCGGTCAGGTGATGGCCGATGGCACGCCGCTAGAGGTGGAAGCGACTTCCGACTCGATCACCGGGCGGTATCTGTCGGGCAAGAGCAAGATTGAGCTTCCAGAGAAGCGCCGCCGGATCGCCAAGACCCGTTCGATCACGATCGAAGGGGTGACGACCAACAACTTGAAAGACGTCTCGGTGCTGGTTCCGTTGGGTGCGCTTGTCTGCGTTACCGGCGTCAGCGGATCGGGCAAAAGCTCGCTGATCAACGAGACCTTCGCTCCGGCGCTGCTCAAACGGTTGAACACGCCGACCGCCAAGCCAGGCCCGCACAAAAGTCTCCGCGGCGCCGCGAATGTCGACAAGGTGATCCCGATCGACCAGTCGCCGATCGGCCGCACCCCGCGCAGTAACCCGGCGACCTACACCGGCGTCTTTGACGAAATTCGCAAGGTCTACGCCGGCACCCGCCAGGCGAAGCAGTATGGCTACAAAGCGAGCCGCTTCAGCTTCAATGTCCAGGGTGGTCGCTGCGAAGCCTGTCAGGGACAAGGTCTGCAGAAGATCGAGATGAACTTCCTGCCTGACCTGTTCGTTACCTGTGCGACTTGCCGCGGCGCTCGGTTCAATCGCCAGACGCTGCGGGTGCGCTACAAAGACAAGTCGATTGCCGAAGTTCTCGATATGCCGATCCGCGACGCGGTCAGCTTCTTCGAGAACATCCCAATGATCCACCGCACGCTGGCAAGTCTAGACGACGTTGGTCTCGGCTACTTGTCGCTCGGCCAACCTTCGACGACCCTCTCGGGCGGCGAAGCGCAGCGGATCAAGCTGGCGACCGAACTGGCGCGGGTCGATACGGGTTCGACGTTGTACCTGCTCGACGAACCGACGACTGGTCTCCACTTCGAGGATATCCGCCGCTTGCTCGACGTGCTGAACCGTTTGGTCGACAAGGGGAACACGGTGCTGGTGATCGAGCACAATCTGGACGTCATCAAGTGCGCCGACTGGATCATCGATCTGGGCCCCGAAGGTGGATCAGGCGGCGGCCAAATCATCGCCGCCGGCTCGCCCGAAGAAGTGGCGGTGGTCGAAGAAAGCTACACCGGCCGATTCCTCAAACCGCTGCTAAACGGCCGCGTCGCCGTGGCCGAAAGCGAGTGA
- a CDS encoding dihydrofolate reductase gives MTISLIVAASENGVIGRDGDMPWRLSSDLQRFKKLTMGNIIVMGRKTYESIGRLLPGRQTVIVSRQAGYQVEGAIVTSSIEEAVKVPSAAGELFIVGGGEVYAQSIDLADQIYLTRVHIQIEDGDAFFPALDLQEWERVEATEIAADEKNDYPTTFEIWRRRG, from the coding sequence ATGACGATTTCTTTGATCGTGGCGGCGTCGGAAAATGGCGTCATCGGCCGCGACGGCGACATGCCCTGGCGACTGTCGAGCGACTTGCAGCGTTTCAAAAAGCTGACGATGGGCAACATCATCGTCATGGGCCGCAAGACGTATGAGTCGATCGGACGTTTGCTGCCGGGCCGACAAACCGTAATCGTCTCACGTCAGGCAGGCTACCAGGTCGAAGGCGCCATCGTTACCTCCAGCATTGAGGAAGCGGTGAAGGTTCCATCCGCCGCCGGAGAATTGTTCATCGTCGGTGGTGGCGAGGTCTACGCGCAATCGATCGACTTGGCCGACCAGATCTATCTCACGCGCGTGCATATCCAAATTGAGGATGGCGACGCCTTCTTTCCAGCCCTTGATCTGCAAGAGTGGGAACGGGTGGAAGCGACCGAAATTGCCGCAGACGAGAAGAACGACTATCCAACGACGTTCGAGATTTGGCGTCGGCGAGGCTAA
- a CDS encoding DUF6931 family protein has product MTGKEASQAAALCDLSEPAQKLLAQEPESARFFKALVDGEMHDDALQFASACLAPMDRLWWGVLCVWESLRPDVNDDDDLLLQMMVGYLREPNEDLRWKCRTMSKRKEVSPHLKMLAHALFHSGESVTPPGGPQLKPSLKVPIALIATAVRSAATACGQKAKTSMKPEFLRLAMEVSRGQHNLAIDAAAT; this is encoded by the coding sequence ATGACCGGAAAAGAAGCGAGTCAAGCGGCGGCGCTGTGCGACTTGTCGGAGCCCGCCCAGAAGTTGCTCGCCCAAGAGCCCGAGAGCGCCCGCTTTTTCAAGGCGCTGGTCGATGGCGAGATGCATGACGACGCGCTGCAATTTGCGTCGGCTTGCCTGGCGCCGATGGATCGCTTGTGGTGGGGCGTGTTGTGCGTCTGGGAGTCGCTGCGTCCTGACGTCAACGATGACGATGATCTGCTGTTGCAGATGATGGTTGGCTACCTGCGGGAGCCGAATGAAGACCTGCGGTGGAAGTGCCGCACGATGTCGAAACGGAAAGAAGTGTCCCCTCATTTGAAAATGCTGGCCCACGCCTTGTTTCACTCGGGCGAGAGCGTCACCCCGCCCGGCGGTCCACAGTTGAAGCCCAGCCTTAAGGTTCCGATTGCGCTGATCGCGACGGCGGTCCGATCAGCCGCTACCGCCTGTGGGCAGAAGGCGAAAACAAGTATGAAGCCGGAGTTCCTGCGTCTGGCGATGGAAGTAAGTCGCGGGCAACACAACCTGGCGATCGACGCGGCGGCGACGTAG
- a CDS encoding DUF1501 domain-containing protein yields the protein MNPRLQQLQSITRRHFLGALQMGVGGLALGSLLADNAAADTIQVNPSQPMSPRKSHYAAKAKSVIYLHLAGSPPNLDLFDYKPELIKRTGEDCPAQFFDGKEFAFTKGTPTLLGTPHKFRQCGESGAWLSDAMVHLEEVVDDICFVKSMNTDQFNHAPAELLLFSGSPRLGRPSMGSWVTYGLGSENQNLPGFVVLNSGGSNPSSGKSAWGSGFLPSVFQGVQCRSKGDPVLYLSNPKGMSSDVRRMSLDAIRDLNQAQAHVLGDPETETRIAQYELAYRMQASAPETMDLSQETAATLASYGAQPGDGSFAANCLLARRLVEQGVRFVQLFDWGWDFHGTSDGLALGDGLRNKSKGMDQPVTALIQDLKQRGMLDDTLVICGGEFGRTPFREGRTAASARLGRDHYPECFTLMMAGGGVKPGISYGATDELSFGVTENKVHVHDLQATILHLMGMDHLRLTYPFAGRNFRLTDVHGEVVPGILA from the coding sequence ATGAATCCGCGACTTCAACAACTGCAATCGATCACGCGACGGCACTTCTTGGGCGCCTTGCAGATGGGAGTCGGCGGCTTGGCGCTTGGTTCGCTGCTGGCCGATAACGCCGCGGCGGACACGATTCAGGTCAATCCTTCGCAGCCGATGTCGCCCCGCAAATCGCACTACGCGGCCAAGGCGAAGTCGGTGATCTATCTTCACTTGGCTGGCTCGCCGCCCAATCTCGATCTGTTCGACTACAAGCCGGAACTGATCAAACGCACCGGCGAAGACTGCCCGGCGCAGTTCTTCGATGGCAAAGAGTTCGCGTTCACCAAAGGCACCCCGACGCTGCTCGGTACGCCCCACAAGTTTCGCCAGTGCGGCGAGTCGGGCGCCTGGCTGTCGGACGCGATGGTGCATCTCGAAGAAGTGGTCGACGACATCTGCTTCGTCAAGTCGATGAACACCGATCAGTTCAATCATGCCCCGGCCGAATTGTTGCTCTTCTCCGGTTCGCCGCGACTAGGTCGTCCGTCGATGGGATCATGGGTGACATACGGCCTGGGATCGGAAAATCAAAACCTGCCGGGCTTCGTCGTGTTGAACTCGGGCGGGTCGAATCCGAGCTCCGGCAAGAGCGCCTGGGGCAGCGGCTTTCTGCCTTCGGTCTTTCAAGGCGTGCAGTGCCGTTCCAAAGGGGACCCGGTGTTGTATCTCTCGAACCCCAAAGGAATGTCAAGCGACGTGCGGCGGATGTCGCTGGACGCGATTCGTGATCTCAACCAGGCGCAGGCCCATGTGCTGGGCGATCCCGAAACCGAAACGCGCATCGCGCAGTACGAACTCGCCTATCGCATGCAGGCCTCGGCGCCGGAAACGATGGACCTGTCGCAGGAAACGGCCGCGACCTTGGCCAGCTATGGCGCACAACCAGGGGACGGTAGCTTCGCCGCCAACTGCTTGCTTGCGCGTCGGCTGGTAGAGCAGGGGGTTCGCTTCGTGCAGCTGTTCGACTGGGGCTGGGACTTCCATGGCACCAGCGATGGCTTGGCGCTGGGAGACGGGTTGCGGAACAAATCGAAAGGAATGGATCAACCGGTCACGGCGCTGATCCAAGACTTGAAACAGCGCGGCATGCTGGACGATACGCTCGTCATTTGCGGCGGCGAATTTGGCCGCACGCCCTTCCGCGAAGGACGAACTGCTGCAAGTGCGAGACTCGGCCGCGATCACTATCCGGAGTGCTTTACGCTGATGATGGCAGGCGGCGGCGTGAAGCCGGGCATCTCGTACGGCGCGACTGACGAACTTAGTTTTGGAGTCACCGAGAACAAGGTCCATGTCCATGACCTGCAAGCGACGATCCTGCATCTGATGGGGATGGATCACTTGCGACTGACGTATCCGTTCGCTGGTCGCAACTTCCGGCTGACCGACGTTCATGGCGAAGTGGTGCCGGGGATCTTGGCTTAG